Part of the Plectropomus leopardus isolate mb unplaced genomic scaffold, YSFRI_Pleo_2.0 unplaced_scaffold12160, whole genome shotgun sequence genome is shown below.
tattataataatatataaggCTGTATTGTGGAATGTGGCAAAGCAGTCACGACAGCATGTTTATTGAGGATGAAAGTGTTGATCAGATTTGTTGGTTGGTATCTGTCTGGTTAACAGTGGCAGTGTCATCACATTTTGTCtcttctgtaaaaacatgtttgtgaacAACCTACCTGGTtgatttgttatgttttcactgtgaatgGTGTGAAACTgattcataaataaatgcaacacaagaTGCTTCAGTTTCTGAAGTTTGCACGTGAGGAGTTTAACAGTTTGTAGCTGTAGCCTctcaaattaaattgaatttgagCAATTTGTCCATATTATCTACACATTTAATGCCTTATTACATGCATTGTCTTTCTTTCAATTGTTCCGACGTTAAAATGCCAGATATTCCACTGTGATTCACCCCACTTACACTGTATGGATAACATACATAACTCTCACAGTGTGTCAGTAGTAGCTGCTGTTCTCAGGTTTCGCTGTGTGGGTTTCTGCCTCATGCCTGCACTCTGCAGTTTGGGTGGTTGAGGTCATCCTGGCAGGAGGCCTACTGTCAAGCAACACCTATGGAGGTCTGGGAGTGCTTTAGAAGCTCTCTGTCGAGCCCATCAGCTCCAGCGAGCAGCACTTCTCTCAGCTCCATCGCTTCAGGATCATTTTACTGATAAAAATCAGAGCAGGGTCACTGCAGAGAGTTTTTCTTGACCCTGATTGGCCGGGACTCGGTGGAACTGACATGACTTTGACTTTTCTGAAACACTAGCTGAGGCTTGTCACAAATCACAACACTGCTCgctgttggtgttttttctgctttctggcAGCGCTGACCCCCTTCAGCTACTGTAATATCAACATCTTGGCAGGCCTGACATGACCTGATGGAGGAAGTGTACACAGGCCGTTGGTGGTAAATTAAAGAAGATGAAAAGGGTGATTACAAGATCCTAAATGGGTGCTTTGTTTGAAAACCATCCCGCTGAGAGCCTGACCTCTGAAAGACCTAAAATGGTCTTTAAAAGCATgcgttttttaattttttttttgaagagaaaTGAGGGCTTAACCACAACTGTGTCTTTCCTTTCATCTTAGCTCCACGGCTACATGGACAGTGAGCCACTGACCCTGCAGCTGTTCATAGGCACAGCTGACGACAGGCTGCTGAGGCCCCACGCCTTCTACCAGGTCCACCGCATCACCGGGAAGACAGTGTCCACCCCGAGCCACGAGGCCATGCACAACAACACCAAGATCCTGGAGATCCCACTGCTGCCAGAGAACAACATGCGGGCCATGTGAGTGTCAGGGGCTGCACCGTCCACTGAGGTTTGACTCAGTgatttgttaaaatatgttcaCGTCTGCAGTGGGTTCAAACTGGGATATGATTCAAATTATTCAAGACAAGTCCATATCAAGTTTGGAGTCATTCCAGACCAGTCAAGCCTGGCCTCATCTGAGACCAATCCAATCAAGTCTCAAGTTGAGACAAGCCCCTAAAAGAATACTTCTCtcacaaaatgaccactttTATCTAATATTTACCATGTTAAATTGAATTTGTTAggaaaatggtgtttttctcaTGTGCCTCCATGATCAATTAAGAATCAATAAAAGGTCAACATTCTTCAAAAACTGAAGTCATTGGtaaccacatttaacaacagtaaaacttaatcaaaacatctgtttacaaactcacacaatttgtgcagtgtaatccatgCTTGGTACCcgccaaacacatgcatttttgctaaaacgtTTAACTATAGACAGTTTTGCTGTAGTGAAATGTTGTGTCCCCCTGAAGTTGCTCAAAAAGGTTCCCTGTGCAGgtataaatgttttcttcacaaatttaatgtaatgtGCTGAGCAACTGAttcacaaatggtcattttggaggTGAAGTATTCCATTAATTCAAAAGTCTTCATAAGTAAAATGCCAATAAGTCCATAAGAATATTTTTCATGTGTGGATGTTGACCATACTGCCATGCCATATCCCATACAAGTCATAACTTGATTAAAAAAGACTTGACTTGTCCAAACTGGCTTGAGACTTGACCAAAACCTCCccccaaaaatcttaaaataattccTGGCATGAAATGGTAAACATGCATGATGCAGTAATCACCAGTTTCTCTGCAATGATATGCTTCACTGTTGTCACATTAAAATCTCTAAACTCAGATTTAATGAGTTTACTCAAACAGAGAGATCTTTCCGGTCGTCTGCAGGGAGAAATGTTGATCTCAAGCTcataaaagtatcaaaacatatttgatcACAACTTTTCGTATAAGGAAAAGAAGCTAAATCTGGAGCTATTGAGTTTGCTCctgattttctgtgtgtgtccgAGAGTGTGAATTTTTGGGTTGTGTAAGTCTTGCCCTCTGTACACAGAAGGGTGGCTTTCACATTTTATAAGCCTTAGAGATCAGATTACTGGGGGATGCTCTGGGCTGCTAACAGGGACCTCAGGCTTTCTGTCTGAGCTGCCGGCAGCAGCAGAAGCCTGCTAGCATCAGCATTTTCTCTGCGATTTAATGGATGTAACACATAAGCTCCTCTTATACAACGCCTTCACCTCAGGATACGGTTTCTCTTTTCTCACGGGGGGACACGCCTCAGAGTGCTTACACTGTAGACGAGGGATTTGTGGGAGA
Proteins encoded:
- the LOC121963697 gene encoding nuclear factor of activated T-cells, cytoplasmic 1-like; translation: LHGYMDSEPLTLQLFIGTADDRLLRPHAFYQVHRITGKTVSTPSHEAMHNNTKILEIPLLPENNMRAIIDCAGILKLRNSDIELRKGETDIGRKNTRVRMVFRVHINQATGRTVSLQVSSNPIEC